Proteins encoded in a region of the Paenibacillus sp. W2I17 genome:
- a CDS encoding cupin domain-containing protein → MINPILQAPNVPLAADSNAVVNYQRDSRNYVTQLFGEQLPTIANGFFNVYLSKGIIVQPHWHTNVTEMVVVITGEVTASVFNPFTRERLTYRLKPGQVVVFPKGWFHWFVAETDDVYVLTIFDQPTPDIVFGADFLAATPPEVAHRAYCLDEEAYARAVASIKNDAILGPPIGCDTQVSDQSTSPSKTSVSPS, encoded by the coding sequence ATGATAAATCCGATTTTACAAGCCCCGAATGTTCCGCTGGCAGCCGATTCCAATGCGGTTGTCAATTATCAGAGGGATTCACGCAACTATGTAACCCAGTTGTTTGGAGAACAGCTGCCGACCATTGCAAATGGTTTCTTCAACGTGTACTTAAGCAAAGGAATCATTGTGCAGCCGCACTGGCACACCAATGTTACGGAGATGGTTGTGGTCATCACCGGTGAAGTTACAGCTTCAGTCTTCAATCCGTTTACGCGTGAACGATTGACATATCGTCTGAAACCAGGTCAGGTTGTGGTATTTCCGAAAGGCTGGTTTCACTGGTTTGTCGCTGAGACAGATGATGTATATGTATTAACAATCTTTGATCAACCAACGCCTGATATTGTGTTTGGAGCGGATTTCTTGGCAGCTACACCGCCGGAGGTGGCTCACCGGGCGTACTGTTTGGATGAAGAGGCATATGCGAGAGCTGTTGCGTCTATTAAAAATGATGCGATTCTAGGCCCCCCAATAGGGTGTGATACACAGGTTTCTGATCAATCGACTTCACCTTCCAAGACGTCTGTGTCACCCTCCTAA
- a CDS encoding helix-turn-helix transcriptional regulator: MDTSMSRNKKLGEFLKSRRSRIQPEQVGLSGSYGQRRKPGLRREEVAVLAGVSATYYTWLEQGRELAASREVMQSIADALRLTLEEKSHLFDLWDPNTEHEFLASYSQLEPGWHSIIGQLTHPSFITNERSEVLAWNEAADTNLFNFSSMNVNDRLMMRILFLDTALRERMHNWDEFARHSVAVFRTYYDKYPSDPEFSRIVKQLSDESVDLHQVELKQVNRVLLETTDRADGVVHAYDIFSMNNLNSQSGIHCCIYVPVAI; the protein is encoded by the coding sequence ATGGATACAAGTATGAGCCGTAACAAAAAACTGGGTGAGTTCTTGAAATCGCGGAGAAGCCGCATTCAACCGGAACAAGTTGGATTGTCAGGATCTTATGGACAGCGAAGAAAACCCGGTCTACGGCGGGAAGAAGTAGCGGTATTGGCTGGTGTCAGTGCGACGTATTACACGTGGCTCGAACAGGGTAGGGAGTTGGCGGCTTCACGAGAAGTGATGCAGAGTATAGCGGATGCGCTCCGTTTAACCCTGGAAGAGAAGAGTCATCTATTTGACTTATGGGACCCTAATACGGAACATGAATTCCTTGCTTCGTATTCGCAACTGGAGCCAGGGTGGCATAGTATTATTGGCCAGTTGACTCATCCTTCCTTTATTACCAATGAACGTTCTGAGGTACTTGCCTGGAATGAAGCTGCAGATACGAACCTTTTCAACTTCTCGTCGATGAATGTGAATGATCGTTTAATGATGCGGATTTTATTTCTGGATACAGCGCTCAGGGAGCGTATGCACAACTGGGATGAATTCGCGCGGCACTCGGTAGCCGTATTCCGTACGTATTATGACAAGTATCCGAGTGATCCCGAATTTAGCAGAATCGTGAAACAATTGAGCGACGAAAGTGTAGACCTGCACCAAGTTGAGTTAAAACAAGTCAATCGTGTCCTGCTTGAAACGACGGATCGGGCAGATGGCGTTGTGCATGCATATGATATCTTTTCCATGAATAATCTGAACAGCCAATCAGGCATTCATTGTTGTATTTACGTTCCTGTTGCCATATAG
- a CDS encoding aldo/keto reductase, translating into MLITRTLGNDKLRISALGLGVMMMPDNDESVHTIQGALDAGVTMFDTADLYGEYEKQRFGGNEKLLGRALQGRRSKAIIATKFGITHTQGPKGDPAYIKKSVDASLYNLGMDYIDLYYQHRPDPNTPIEETVGTLADLVQQGKIRYIGLSEAPVEIIRRAHAVHPITALQTEYSLWSRELEDEIMPVLHELNIGLVPYSPLGRGFLTGQIRSIDDLPEDDYRRHYPRFQGENFQKNLEVVGLIQEMAKQKGCTVSQLALAWLLGKGEHIVPIPGTRNLERVHENLGALQVSLTDDEMNQIDHISPQGIAAGGRFPGQV; encoded by the coding sequence ATGCTCATAACAAGAACACTGGGAAATGATAAATTACGAATATCTGCGCTTGGCCTGGGTGTGATGATGATGCCGGATAATGACGAATCGGTACATACCATTCAGGGTGCGCTGGATGCAGGAGTTACCATGTTTGATACGGCGGACCTGTACGGAGAGTATGAAAAACAGCGATTTGGAGGGAATGAAAAGCTGCTTGGACGCGCGCTTCAAGGTCGAAGATCCAAGGCAATCATTGCCACCAAATTTGGTATAACACACACGCAGGGTCCCAAGGGAGATCCAGCCTACATCAAAAAGTCAGTAGATGCGAGTCTCTACAACCTGGGAATGGATTATATCGATCTCTATTATCAACATCGTCCTGATCCGAATACACCCATTGAAGAGACGGTAGGCACACTTGCCGATCTGGTTCAACAGGGGAAGATTCGATATATTGGTTTGTCCGAAGCGCCAGTAGAGATCATTCGGCGTGCACATGCTGTTCATCCGATTACAGCGTTGCAGACCGAATATTCATTATGGAGTCGAGAGCTTGAGGATGAGATTATGCCTGTCCTGCATGAATTGAACATTGGCTTGGTTCCATACAGCCCATTGGGACGTGGTTTCCTGACAGGTCAGATCCGTTCTATAGACGATCTCCCGGAAGATGATTATCGTCGTCACTATCCGCGTTTCCAAGGTGAGAACTTTCAGAAAAATCTGGAGGTTGTTGGATTGATCCAAGAGATGGCTAAGCAAAAAGGATGCACGGTCTCTCAACTTGCTCTGGCCTGGTTACTTGGAAAGGGAGAACATATCGTTCCGATCCCGGGGACTCGCAACCTGGAAAGAGTTCACGAGAACTTAGGAGCGTTACAGGTTTCGCTTACGGATGATGAGATGAACCAGATAGATCACATATCACCCCAAGGCATTGCAGCCGGAGGCAGATTCCCTGGTCAAGTCTAG